The following are encoded in a window of Alphaproteobacteria bacterium genomic DNA:
- a CDS encoding alanine racemase, with protein sequence MSETLDTLPTPALILDRAILLRNTRRMSQRLAEAGVALRPHVKTAKSLEVARLATEGHDGRITVSTLAEARYFASGGFKDIFYAVGIVPSKLPAITALRRQGVNLRVVTDNLTVAQAIAEAGRAGDSFSVFIEIDSGAGRAGLPYPDLSALLDIARTLHAAPNVELAGVMTHGGHSYHQNTVDGVRRAAEQERTAVTAAAKMLRDAGLPCPIVSAGSTPTAMHAQGFDGITEMRPGVYVFNDLDQVGIGSCGSGDMALSVVASVIGHYPHRNQLLIDAGALALSKDISAQEFMPKAGYGTIKDSPVPELAVVACSQEHGFVGAETKLPYDKLPIGSRLRIMPNHACITAAAYDRYYVVDSEQGDGRTVVATYDRVNGW encoded by the coding sequence ATGAGCGAGACGCTGGATACCCTTCCGACCCCGGCCCTGATCCTCGATCGCGCGATCCTGCTGCGCAACACCAGGCGCATGAGCCAGCGGCTGGCGGAAGCCGGCGTCGCCCTGCGCCCGCACGTGAAGACGGCCAAGTCGCTGGAGGTCGCGCGGCTCGCCACCGAGGGCCATGACGGACGCATCACCGTCTCGACACTGGCCGAGGCGCGCTACTTCGCCTCGGGTGGCTTCAAGGACATCTTCTACGCCGTAGGCATCGTGCCCTCCAAGCTGCCGGCGATCACCGCCCTGCGCCGCCAAGGCGTGAACCTGCGCGTGGTGACCGACAACCTGACGGTCGCCCAGGCGATCGCCGAAGCTGGCCGTGCCGGCGATTCGTTCTCGGTCTTCATCGAGATCGACAGCGGCGCCGGCCGCGCCGGCCTGCCCTATCCGGACCTGTCGGCGCTGCTCGACATTGCCCGTACGCTGCACGCGGCACCCAATGTCGAGCTCGCCGGCGTCATGACGCATGGCGGCCACTCCTATCATCAGAACACCGTCGACGGCGTTCGCCGCGCCGCCGAGCAGGAGCGGACAGCCGTGACGGCGGCGGCGAAGATGCTGCGTGACGCTGGCCTGCCCTGTCCGATCGTCAGCGCCGGCTCGACGCCCACAGCAATGCACGCCCAGGGCTTCGACGGCATCACCGAGATGCGCCCCGGCGTCTATGTCTTCAACGATCTCGACCAGGTCGGCATCGGCTCCTGCGGCTCGGGCGACATGGCGCTCTCGGTGGTGGCCTCGGTGATTGGCCACTACCCGCATCGCAACCAGCTGCTGATCGACGCCGGCGCGCTGGCGCTGTCGAAGGACATCAGCGCCCAGGAGTTCATGCCCAAGGCGGGCTACGGCACGATCAAGGATTCGCCGGTGCCCGAGCTGGCCGTGGTCGCCTGCTCGCAAGAGCACGGCTTCGTCGGCGCCGAGACCAAGCTGCCCTACGACAAGCTGCCGATCGGCTCGCGCCTGCGCATCATGCCCAATCACGCCTGCATCACGGCGGCGGCCTATGACCGCTACTACGTCGTCGACAGCGAGCAGGGCGATGGCCGTACCGTCGTGGCGACTTACGACCGGGTCAATGGCTGGTAG
- a CDS encoding cysteine hydrolase produces the protein MKQALLIIDMQQGSFTPQTPRHDAVALVVRLNRLAESVRRRGGIVVFIQHDGPQGDPHHPSLPGWRLLRELDAQMTDTVIRKRSCDSFLETGLDEFLRQQGVEQLIVTGCATDYCVDTTVRSALARRWSTIVPPDGHTTSDRPHLPAVKIIEHHNSIWADFIAPAGPAVIRRCAEL, from the coding sequence ATGAAGCAGGCGCTCTTGATCATCGACATGCAGCAGGGTTCGTTCACGCCGCAGACGCCACGCCACGACGCCGTCGCGCTGGTGGTCCGGCTCAACCGGCTGGCGGAGTCGGTGCGCCGCCGCGGCGGCATCGTCGTCTTCATCCAGCACGACGGGCCGCAGGGCGATCCGCATCACCCTTCCCTGCCCGGCTGGCGCCTGCTGCGCGAGCTCGACGCGCAGATGACGGATACGGTGATCCGCAAGCGATCCTGCGACTCGTTCCTCGAGACCGGCCTCGACGAGTTCCTGCGGCAGCAGGGCGTCGAGCAGCTGATCGTCACCGGCTGCGCGACGGACTATTGCGTCGACACGACGGTGCGCAGCGCCCTGGCGCGACGCTGGTCGACGATCGTGCCGCCGGACGGACACACGACCTCCGATCGCCCGCATCTGCCGGCGGTGAAGATCATCGAGCACCACAACTCGATCTGGGCGGATTTCATCGCCCCGGCCGGACCGGCAGTGATCCGCCGCTGCGCCGAGCTATAG
- a CDS encoding glucose 1-dehydrogenase: MSKTFDLTGKVAMVTGASSGLGLHFARTLAAHGASVAITARRAGRLADLVAELGSKGQRAHAVAMDVLSGGSIRAAFDDAEAALGVCDIVVNNAGISIVKPALEMPEKDWDEVTNTNLRGAWLVAQTAAQRWVKAKRPGRLINIASILGLRTIGQVAPYNAAKAGLLHLTRVLAMEWARHSIQVNAISPGYIETEMNAAFWRTEPGQRLIARVPQRRLGKPSDLDGALLLLASDAGAFMTGADITVDGGHTVNSL, from the coding sequence ATGTCCAAGACTTTCGACCTCACCGGCAAGGTGGCGATGGTCACCGGCGCCTCGTCGGGATTGGGCCTGCATTTCGCGCGCACGCTCGCTGCGCATGGCGCGTCGGTGGCGATCACTGCGCGGCGTGCCGGTCGCCTCGCCGATCTGGTCGCCGAGCTGGGCAGCAAGGGCCAGCGCGCGCACGCCGTGGCGATGGACGTGCTGTCGGGCGGATCGATCCGCGCCGCCTTCGACGACGCCGAAGCGGCGCTGGGCGTATGCGACATCGTCGTCAACAACGCCGGCATCAGCATCGTCAAGCCGGCGCTGGAGATGCCGGAGAAGGATTGGGACGAGGTCACCAACACCAATCTGCGCGGCGCCTGGCTGGTGGCGCAGACCGCAGCACAGCGCTGGGTGAAGGCGAAGCGGCCCGGCCGGCTGATAAATATCGCCTCAATCCTCGGCCTGCGCACCATCGGCCAGGTCGCGCCCTACAACGCCGCCAAGGCAGGCTTGCTGCATCTGACGCGCGTGCTGGCGATGGAGTGGGCGCGCCATTCGATCCAGGTCAACGCCATCTCGCCGGGCTACATCGAGACCGAGATGAACGCCGCATTCTGGCGCACCGAGCCGGGGCAGCGGCTGATCGCACGCGTGCCGCAGCGCCGGCTGGGAAAGCCGTCGGACCTCGACGGCGCGCTGCTGCTGCTGGCCTCGGACGCCGGCGCCTTCATGACCGGCGCCGACATCACCGTCGACGGCGGCCACACGGTGAACTCGCTATAG
- a CDS encoding SDR family oxidoreductase, with protein MDLALKGKRVLVTGGTKSIGRAIVDTFVAEGAIVGFCARDAALVTQREGEWRNSGFKVTGSALDVTDSPKLKAWIDGFAREHAGIDHFVANVSALGSPNTAEGWRHAVEVDLLATVDALAIVQPHLEKSAPGSTACIIGTVALVEVSNPTSPYRSVKAALTPLVKSLAIDLAPKGVRVNMVSPGTIIEDGNTWGRQRDANTPRYQDSMKRNPTGRMGTPQEIANTVVFLASERSSFTTGINMIVDGGITRRIQY; from the coding sequence ATGGACCTGGCTCTCAAGGGCAAGCGCGTGCTGGTCACCGGCGGAACCAAAAGCATCGGCCGCGCCATCGTCGACACCTTCGTCGCCGAAGGTGCGATCGTCGGCTTCTGCGCCCGCGACGCTGCGCTGGTGACGCAGCGCGAGGGCGAGTGGCGAAACAGCGGCTTCAAGGTGACCGGCAGTGCGCTCGATGTGACGGACTCCCCCAAGCTCAAGGCCTGGATCGATGGCTTCGCCCGCGAGCACGCGGGCATCGACCATTTCGTCGCCAATGTCAGCGCACTGGGCAGCCCCAACACGGCCGAGGGCTGGCGTCACGCCGTCGAGGTCGACCTGCTGGCCACGGTCGACGCGCTCGCCATCGTGCAACCCCATCTGGAAAAGAGCGCGCCGGGCTCGACCGCCTGCATCATCGGCACGGTGGCGCTGGTCGAGGTCTCGAACCCGACCTCACCCTACCGCTCGGTGAAGGCGGCGCTGACGCCGCTGGTGAAGTCGCTCGCGATCGACCTCGCACCCAAGGGCGTGCGCGTCAACATGGTCTCGCCAGGCACCATCATCGAGGACGGAAATACCTGGGGCCGTCAGCGCGACGCCAACACGCCGCGCTACCAGGACTCGATGAAGCGCAACCCGACCGGCCGCATGGGCACGCCGCAGGAGATCGCCAACACGGTCGTGTTCCTCGCCAGCGAACG